The following is a genomic window from Mya arenaria isolate MELC-2E11 chromosome 4, ASM2691426v1.
ATTCCCTGTTCTTGCTTGTCTGGTTTCTCAAAGATATCAATCGAGGTAGTATCATATTATTGGTGGCGTCGTTGTTGGCTCTGCGAAACCTGTCAGAGATTTCTGAAACATCTTCGCTATTGTCTCTTTTCTTTGCGAAGTGGTTGCACCGCGGACGCAATTTTGATGTGACATGGGCTTTATTTGCTCACATAATTCCACTTTCGTGAATAATCTGAACTTTTCCCTGTCAACAAATTTTCTCGGATGGAAAAATAtgtgcaaataaataaaataaacgtcaTTGTTAACAGTTGGGTTTTATTACGCATGCGTGCATTCGTTTTGCAGTGTGTCAGGTTGGGTGGGGGATGATGCAGGCCGGAGCATCCAGAGTGGAGAGCGCCGCCACGCCCTTCCTCGCCAACATACTCACACtaggtatttattttgtatctcCCTTTATCGCCATATAAGATTTTACTCCTAATGGTAATCATTACGTGTTTTAAGGATGGTATCAATTATAACGTGTGCTATAAGATACTGTCAATTACAACATGTGCAAGAGGATGATGTCATTTATAACTTTCACTTTAAGATGGTATCAATTATGACGTGTGGTATAAGATACAATGTAGTGTCAATTATTACGTGTGGTACACTATAGTGTCAATTATAACGTGTGGTACACTATAGTGTCAATTATAACGTGTGGTACACTATAGTGTCAATTATAACGTGTGGTACACTATAGTGTCAATTATAACGTGTGGTACACTATAGTGTCAATTATAACGTGTGGTACACTATAGTGTCAATTATAACGTGTGGTACACTATAGTGTCAATTATATTTTGTGCTAAAAGTTCGTATAAAATGTAACGTTTTACGTttcataaagtaaataaaataaattaatgaattcaAACACGTCAACATTACCATCACAATTACCAACAACAAGAAGAGCAATACTTCTACCAGTACTATCTGCAATGTTCACTATTAGTTTTGTCGAACCATGTTTCTCGTTGCAGGCGTCTCTGTGTTGTCTGTCTGGAGTGTCGGATACGCGTTTGCACGGTCAGACGGGGCAGCACCTTTGGGCTACAGCAACTGGTTTAGTCACGACTTTGAGAGTCACAAAGCTCTTGACTGGCTGTTGCACTTTTGCGCATGCGTCACCACCGCAAACATTGCCTCATCCGGTGGGCTAGAGCGGTGCCCGCTATATGTGCACGTTATAGTTACCTCCACAATCTCAGGTACGTCCTGTTAATGTTTAAGTATTTGTTGATACGTTCACATATTAACAACATAAGAAACATACACACACCGATGTCAAGAATATAAAAACATAGAGCTCAAACAATTAAATCTAACAAATGATGAATGTTATATGAAACATTAACTCTATATTTTACAATGCCAAAATTATCATCTTACAAAAGGGTTGTTGTGTGGCGTGGTGAACCGATGGACGTGGCACCAGGACAGTTGGACAATCCTTCAGGCCCCCTTGCATGGCGCTCCATTCACGGTGAAATatctttatataaacattatacgCATACACAAAGTTAAGTGTTTGAGTATGTGGTAGTGTTGTGATATCATGCTAAAAAGTAgttacatatttcaaatttaaaagaaatttaaaaagaacTGTATCATCCTGCTTTAGAACAAAGCAATAAAAGAACGTCGTTCGTAGTCAGTTCCTGTGTTGAATCTAAAATAAAGCCAATTTATGTATGTGGGACATTTCTTTGTCTAAATGACTGTTCAATCTTATTCTCAAATGTTACCATGATTTCTAGGACCTTGGCGGAAGCGGCGTGATCCACGTGGTTGGCGGGTCGGCAGCGCTGGTGGCCACTTATATGCTTGGACCGCGCTTCTATAGGATCCGGCCCCGCCCGTCCAAGATAATCTTTAATGACCTGGACGGACACTCACTTCCggtttatatataaacaaattgatacatatgtttatatataaaagtaattaCTTAACCCGATTAAGCATTTGCTTGGCCTTTTCAATAAGGAAGAGGTTAAATGTCTGTCTACCTTTAATACGTTCTTATACGAGTGATTATAATTTTTATCGTAATTAAGCTCATCTTTTTGACGATCACAGCAATGGTCAAATTGAAGCAACTTgtagaaaacatatttatctttatttatctCGGACACTTATAACTTGACAATTTATCATTTCACTTACAGCTCGAGATGTTAGGATGGTACTTGTGTTTTGTGTGTATCACGTGCACTAACTTCGTGCGCGCGACAGTCACATGCATCACGTGCAGCACGGTCGTCCACCGTCTCGCGATGGCCGCCAGTAACAGTCTCGTGGCCGGAGGGGCCTCCGCCATATCCACCGGGTTAACCGTGCACCTGTTGACTAATCTACTAGTTAGTTACCATTCTTTGCATCAAATTTCTCTAAATGTATCATCAATGATCTATCAATAGTATCTGTTCATCCCCCATTCATAGAATGGGACGTACAATACTTTCACCTGCGGCGTTTGGGCGGGCGGATGGGCGGGCAGGTGTCGTCCAGTGtgttgtctgatcaataacattaaaagcctttgtccaatcataaaaaaaaaaaattggtcagaatgggGATCATGTTATATTGTAGCTTTGTAGTTTTCTTAAAGCACGAATCGCTTCTGTTAAGATATACTAGTTCACTAGATGAAATCTTAAGTTGGTTATGAAACCAAAgtaataattcaatataattatatgttttaaggGCCTGCGGAGGTTCCACTATTCGCTGTGTAGAATGACGGCCAACGGCGCTCTCCTCGGCCTGGTATGTGCTATACGGGGACATATTTCCTACTGCAAAACAAACGGGAAAATTTTCGATGATTTCTCCTTTTTTCCAAATACTCCAGTTAAAAGTCACtttcattatcattataacGTTCATGGTATGACCAATGTATTACTGAAAAGTTTAAATACACTTAGTATTAGTATTTCGAGTATATATCGCAAAAATCACAATAATCACGTCACATTGActaaatttgtcagaaatattacgaatgaaaattgagaacaaaatcaaaatttattaatttgtttgatttgaagGACCAGACGCCAGATAATACCATTGCAAGAGAACATAGAAACTAgtcaaaaacttatataaaattgatatcgttgtgtacaactcATTggatcttacttactgatgtatcacatggCTTATTTCGCTTGCATCTTTTGCAGATTTCGCATATTTTTCAAACTCGAAATATACTGGGGCTGTCTCCCACGTAAAtgcatgtaaataaaaaaacacacaaaaaacacacacaacggAATAAGTATCTGGACAGATCACGTGAATTTCACATGcttaatatacacactataaactgtgAAAACATGACCCGCTATTTTTGAACGGGTAAACTCAATATTCTTTAATcgtgtaaagtgatgtattatcgacCTCATACtcgctcgtattgacaattcttgGCTTGTCTTGAGACAATTATGTATTTGCCGATCTTTGGACCATCTGCTGTCTTGTCCTTTTAATTGACTTGTACGAAACAATTTTACAAGGTATCTGTGGCCGCTGGTTGTCACGTATACGCTCACTGGGCAGCGTTTGTCATCGGCGTGACGTCAACAGTCGGTTACGTCACGTGGAGTGCCATTCTATACGCGTTACGCGTTGATGATCCAGTTGGGGCCGTTGCAGGTCAGTCCTAGTTAAATTTAGCTCTTCCGTATCCAATATAGAGACATTGTTATAGCCTTAGAGATCCTCGGTGTGGTCGTGAAAAAATACAACCGTGGCCATAACTAAAATACGTTTCAAATATTCAGTGACAACTTAGTACAAATATTGTCAGTTGTTGCAAGGCCCCTActtttgtgtttaataaatgtcgaaTAGTGATCCTTGACCGAGTAAGATAACATGAGCACTGGCACCTGCCGGCGGTGCCCTGTTAAACATGTCTACTCCATTAAAATCGTTtgatttaaaagtgtttttgcaCTTATATGCGTTGAAAGGTCTAGCACCTCTGTTCCGCCACGATGTGATTTCAACACTCGGTGCCCATGGGAAATTATAATTTATCTCCCGATGCGCCATTAAAGAAACGTCTCGTCACATCCAGGAAATGGGTACATTCTTTCTTTGTGATATCAGATAATGGATCTCAATCggatttcatttcaatattattctGCTACTTCTACAGATGAATTCTGACTGTTTTTCTGAGAAAGACGTCAGGCTGTTCAGCTTTCAAAGCTTTATACTTAAATTTCTGATTAAAGTAAAACCCGAAATAGATATCTCACCGTCAATTACTAACTCGGGGTCATCCAGACGACAAGAGAGGCCAAGATCGCTGTAACCGGAGATGCCATGATCGCTGTTACTGGAGTATACATTCAATGGGCAGCGTACATTATAGGAATCATTTGAATACACAGTCCAGCTGAAATCTTATTGTCAAGAATGCCAGGATTTGGCTAGTAGTTTCTATAtccgcctctcacccatgaTGACATGGGTTCGAGCTCCCATGGGACACGTTCTCTTGGCCTATCTAAAGGAACATCAAAAATAGCTAATTTACCGAAGAAACGGACCAAAAGTGATACATGATACAATTCTTATTGCCATTAGAatattgtttattcatttatacaGTTCATCTGGGCGGTGGGTTGTGGGGTCTAGCGTGCGGGCCACTGTTCACCCCGGGCTCCGGGCTTCTATTTGCCCATCACTCCGGAAGGGCTACGCTGGTAAGATAGTGTACACATTTCCAGGTATTAAAGCTGTTGTTAGAAATGATGTGTGTGCAAAATGCACAAACCtcttcaaaacattaattatgGGTGGATAGTAATGCTGTTTAAAAGGCTTTCATGGCCATTCATTTTCAGACGTTAGCTTTTAAGCGAGATTTCTACGGAAATATGTGTCTAATGATTTCAAACGAACCCTTTCATGCTGGTATTATTttctattaacattttaatttattgtctTCTAAATGACGACTTTGTCGATATTCACctaaaaatacaatttgtgttgtttaaaacaatatctagttataataaatattcatttcaagtttcgagaaattggataAGTTTTAGAAGTGTTATACATTTGAATGTGCCAAAATGGGTAATTCAAAAAGAACAAACGAACGCCGACAACATGgtttgcaaaactgttttgTATAAAAGGGATTTTATCCTAGATTTTTCGTACTAGCCTTAACgcatgttattgaaataaaatatcataccACAGTACACCTAACTAGGGGCTTTGTGCAAATGTGAGCACCTTACCAAAATTACCCTCACTTTGTCATTCGAatctcctcggccatttttatcgaaaacaacctcggatgtatatggacggatAACATAGTAAGAAATCCGTATGTTTAAGTCtgctgcaagtagatcacgTAGTAAGttattttagcagttaaacttaatgactttactcttgggaatcttaataatgtttgcaataatacacttcactgacaatcaatttgaacttagatCAATCAGTACAAGCTTAAAACACTACATATAATTAatgacataattaaaaaatacgaacttctactgatgtaccggcatatatccgaggttgttttcgataaaaatggacGAAGAGCTCCGAATGTCATTTTGTCTTCTATTTTCCTAAACAACATAAACTGTTTACATTTGCGCTTCgcaaaaatgatttaatgttgCTTATTTCGGTATTTCCTGTTGtagaaacataaacatttatcttCATGTTTTGGCAATTATCTTGTTTTCCAAATAAATTGCAGTATCATAATTTTGAGTGAACTCACGTTCAATTGGTACCGTCGGAAAAAAAAGGGTGGTGCTGTATTTTAGAAACGTTCATCTATTGGCATATCACGAGATCCAGCACTGCTTTTCGTGCAAATAAGGGGAAATATGATGAACCGCTTCGGTAGTCTTCACCAACCAGTGTACTCCTTCGATAAAGTTGGCATATACGTAATTCTACGTCGCAAAGATAAATATGTAGATTTGTTATAGCATATGACCATCGaatttacattattaaatataaatcaaattgcCATTCTCAAATATTAACCAAAATAAGAGCCCAGTATTGAcaagtttttgtttgaaatcgCTTGTAAccgtgtttatataaaaatctcGCTTAAGAAACCGAACTAAATTGTTTACGTCAAACCATCTGATCATGTAGTACCAGTATTAAAGTAAATTACATCTACTAGAATAAAAGGCAAGCAACATATTGTGAGTGATGATTTTAGCATTGAGTACATTCTATGTCGAAatgtacatttcattttttatttggcgaATACAGGCGCTGTTATGGAACGTGTTGACGGGCCTCCTGTTGGCGGGATGTTCCGCCTTCGTGACGGGTATCGCGTTGCTGGTGCCCCGCCTTCTCTCCTGCGTCCCCTTGTCGCATTCCAGACAGATACACGGTTGCTCCTTTAGTTGTTTTCAGTCTGATGTCATTATTTCGCGGTACTCAATTGGAAATAGGACCATGTCCGTTAATGAAGAACAGTTTGTTCGACGTCCTCGATCGCTTGGTTATAATCACTTGCCCAATTTATGAACATAtcattattatgccccccttcgaagaagaggggtatattgctttgcacaggcatgtcggtatgtcggtcggtcggtcggtcggtcggtccgtcggtagaccaaagcttgtccgagtgataactcaacaattcctggacgtatggtcatcaaacttgacaggaaggttgggcctaaccagtagatgacccctattgattttagggctcatcgggtcaaaggtcaaggtcacagtgacctttaatggtaaaataattttaaagcttgtccgagtgataactcaacaatgcctagacttatggtcatcaaacttgatatggaagttggtcctgaccattagatgacccctattgtttttgggggtaaTCGGACCAAAGGTctaggtcacagtgaccttgaatggtaaaaggatgtctgagtgataactcgacaatgcctgcacccttggccctcattcttgacttggaggttgggcctgaccagtagctgaccactattgtttttggggctcatcgggtcaaagatcaaagtcatagtgacattgaatggtaaaaggttgtccgagtgataactcaacaatgcctgcacccatggccctcataattgacttggaggttgggcctgaccagtagatgaaccctattgtttttgggggtcatcaggccaaaggtcaaggtcacagtgaccttgaatggtaacaggttgtctgagtgataactcgacaatgcctgcacccacggccatcaaacttgacttggaggttgggcctgaccagtagatggcccctattgattttaggggtcatcgggccaaaggtcaaggtaacagtgactttgaatggtaaaaggttgcccgagcgataactcaacaatgcctgcgcccatggccctcaaacttgacttggaggttgggcctgaccagtagatgacccctattgatttaaggggtcagaggtcaaggtcacagtgaccttgaaagcaaactcgacaattactggacctatggtcatcaaacttgacatgaaggttgggcctgaccagtagatgacccttcttgactttgggggtcatcaggccaaggtcaaggtcacagtaacctttaacgcaaaaaaagttaacaaatcttctcccagtgatatctcaacaatgcctgaatctatgatcatcaaacttgacatgtaagttgggcctgaccaggagatgacccttattgattttaggagtcattgggtcaaaggtcaggttcacagtgaccttgaatgcgaaaatgtttcaagtgataataggacaatgcctgcacccatggccctcaaacttgacttggagttgtgactgacctgtagatgaccccttataatttaaggggtcattggatcaaaggtcaaggttacagtgaccttgaacaaaaaatgcttgtctgtgtgataacttgtcaatgcctgcacccatggccctcacacttaacatttagatttttggtgaccagctgatgactactatggattttgaggtcatagagtcaaaggtcatggtcataacacactctatcctcaaactttgaatggtcataatcttaaaactgcctcaacggcatacaattttagcaacaaatcagctgtcatttcggtccatgcatatttcattcaattgtccatataatcctgacaacatggcgctcaggggggggggggggggggcataatgtttgacaaacatctcttgtttaaataagaaACCGTCGGTTTGTTGAAGTGTCTCATTTGTTTTCGTTGATTCTATCACCTACatggaatagaaaaaaacaacagaattgATCACAGTTGTAACAATTTTCATAATAGACAAGTAGGAAATAGCGTCActtgaaattatttatgtaatactTAAATAGGAAAAAACTACATGACACATGAGCGACTTGTCAGTctacatgttttattcaataattgtaacTTTTTCTGCAATAACACTTTccacaaaataataattattacgAAAGATGAGTAGAATCAAACACTCTGACGTATCTGTAgagaatttttcaaaattgaaccAGTCTTGTATAATTTCAGGCATGGATATGGAGTACCTTGGTCAACAGGCGTACCCCGACAATGACCGGATGACGCCCTTTAACACTGACGTCATAGAAGGTCACTCGCTTTTACAATAAAGCACGCTCGGAAAGGAATCATTTAAtggatttaaattaaatacatgcGGTGCTTCTAATGTAAATACAAATGGAAACTAATTATTTCACCTTTTTACCTTATGAAATCTGGCTCGAGGACCAGCAGGGTCTTCTTTGAAACTGTAAACGCATGTCGTGCATTGTAAAGAGCGTAATGGATAATGCCGTATTTCATGGTAGTCGTATATTCTTAGCGATGGAGTTGTTTATGCTCGAAATTATGCCTTCATGGTTTCAGACCGTGAACGTTTCGAAGACTCACACGTTACACTATCCAATTCACCGGCTCCTTCTGTGACGTCGCCCATTTCGCCGATGTCACTTTCTCTTGTAAAGTCACCCATGTCAAAACAGATCAGTAAGTGTTGACGATCAATAATTCGTCGAGTTTTATGCTCCGTGCACCCCGTGCGTCAAACCATCCGTCCCTCCGTCCGGCTTTCCAtatccgggctgtaactttttcatgTAAATTACAACCACACTTTCAATAAAGGTTAAAACATCCGTCCAGTTATGTTCCAGTCCTTACGGGTGAGTGaatattgtatcattttttCTCTGTTCCGGCGGGGGATCTCTCCCCACTTCAGCCAGggtttgttttttatactttaatggtatttttctgcaattacTCTTGGCGTATGTGTACGATACATGAAGTAGACGTCGTGACCGACGCACTAAattttagccccccccccccacacacttGATGTCAACCGTCATCGGGCTTCGTTTATGCTTATAGTTTATGTTAGCGCCCAGCGCCTCCTGAATGATGGCATATTAGTAATTGTATAAACCATTGAACTAGGTTGCACTCGGTGTCAGTCGTCACTTACTACTGACGACATCATTCAAAATGTTGCTTTTGTCTAGTAGGTTACGATAGACGGTAAATATATCTGAAGACATGCAAGTTAGATGCATTTTACGGTTCACTTAAATCACGGACACCGacatttaataacttaacttaATCTTAAATCAtgacaatttcaaaatttctcTAGcttgctttatatatatataaatacaaatacatatgcTCACTGTTTATGTATGGTATCGTTTCAGTGACACTGCCTCCTTTCGAGACATTGGACATGTGTGACATCGAAATGGCGGCGCGGTCTCCAGGCTCAAAGTCGCTGCCTTCCTTCTCACGCTCCCCAGGGTACGCCGACCGTCGCGTATGGTTCTGGGGGGAGCGACTCGCGGATCAGGTGGCGCCGGCAACGCCGACACGCGGATACAGGGACGAAGACATGCTACGTGATGTAGAATTCTGAGAGAATTTCACACAATTTTTGTGCTTTATTAGTTATTTgatgtattatataatataggCTATAGTTGATGTAGTAGAAAGATATTTATTACTTATGATGTAGAATCGTGCCGTAGTATTCACGGACATAATGGAGCAGGTGCGTTCAAATTCGGGAAggaaaatgtgtattttaaaagatatttcttTAATGAACTTTGATGATCCTTTAACTTTGAGCTTTGCACCACGGAATGCGCATCATTAAAACCTTTAAATCTTGTTGCTGGAAATTTCGTCAACAGGCCTTGAAAGTCGGAAAAGTTGTCGAACTGTCGGTTCTTGAACTGTACTCCTTTCGATTGTCAATATTGAGACACCTTTTTCGGCATTCAGGACCTAGCGACGTCATTCACAGTAACAAAGGCAGATATTGTTCTTAGGGAAAATAAACgctttataaaaatgcattatttttccTCGAAATTGAACAAATCTGCTCCGTTTTATTCGTGAGTATATCGGCTCGAACTGACTTTTGAAGCAGTCTGTTTATCTAAAACACaactattgttattattttggatGATAAAAGATCAAAAACGAGATGTTTCATCTTTTATAAACCTTGTCAATgaattcattatttctttctGAGAACATTAATATACCAACGGGTTTGCATAACGTCGTTTTTCTATACGAAGGCCCCTGCAGTAATGATGACTATAAGTGTGTTTTATGCGAGCGATTGAAACTATTTCGTAGTTCTTTTCAAGGTATTGCATACGAAAACTGTTTAACACAGAAAAGGCGGGAGCCTAAACTTTTcaataactaaagttattcgcgttcttttttattttggcaAGTACTAAGTTTATCCACACTCAATAAACTATTGTACTACTATGTAGGACATTTTTTACGTGTTCATGTCTGCATTGGACACCCATGTTCATGTCTGGACTGGTCGTAGGTGTTCATGTCTGTACTGGTCGTACGTGTTCATATCTGCATTGGACGTACGTGTTCATATCTGCACTGGACGTACGTGTTTATATCTGCATTGGTCGTACGTGCCCATATTTGCACTGGACGTACGTGTTCATATCTGCATTGGACGTACATGTGTTCATATCTGCACTGGACGTACGTGTTCATATCTGCATTTGACGTACGTGTTAATGTCTACACTGAACACACGTGTTTATCTCTGCACTGAACGCCCATGTTTATTTCTGCACTAGACGTACGTGTTTATCTCTGCACTGAACGCACGTGTTTATTTCTGCACTGAACGCCCTTGTTTATCTCTGCACTAGACGTACATGTTTATCTCTGCACTGGACGTACGTGTTCATATCTGTATTTGACGTACGTGTTAATGTCTACACTGAACGCACGTGTTTATCTCTGCACTGAACGCCCGTGTTTATCTCTGCACTAGACGTACGTGTTTATCTCTGCATTGAACGCCCGTGTTTATCTCTGCACTGAACGCCCGTGTTTATCTCTGCACTAGACGTACGTGTTTATCTCTGCCCTGAACGCAAGTGTTTATCTCTGCACTGAACACCCGTGTCTATCTCTATCTTTGCACTAAACGCCCTTGTTTATCTCTGCACTAGACGTACGTGTTTATCTCTGCACTGAACGCCCGTGTTTATCTCTGCACTAGACGTACGTGTTAATCTCTCCACTGAACGCACGTGTTTATCTCTGCACTGAACGCCCGTGTTTATCTCTACATTGGACGTACGTGTTCATTTATGCATTTGTCATACGAGTTTATCTCTGCATTGGACGTACGTGTTCATGTCTGCATAGGACGTACGTGTTTATATCTGCATTGGACGTACGTGTTCATATCTGCATTGGACGTACGTGTTCATATCTGCATTGGACGTACGTGTTCATATCGTCATTGGACGAAAGTGTTTATATCTGCAATGTACGTACGTGTTCATATCTGCATTGGACGTACGTGTTCATATCTACATTGGACGTACGTGTTCATATCTGCATTGGACTTATGTGTTCATATATGCATTGGACGTACGTGTACGTGTTCATACTTGAATTGGACGTACCTGCTTATGTCTGCACTGGACGTACGTGTTCAGATCGGTATTGGACGTACGTGTTCATATCTACACTGGACCTACGTGTTCATATCTGCACTGGACGTACGTGTTCACAGTGGTATTGGACGTACGTGTTCATATCTACACTGGACGTACCTGTTCATATCTGCACTGGACGTACGAGTTAATGTCTACACTGAACGTACGTGTTTATCTCTGCACTGAACGCCCGTGTTTATCTCTTCATTGGACCCACGTGTTATATCTGCCCTGGACGTACGTGTTGATGTCTACACTGAACGCGGGTGTTTATCTCTGCACTGAACGCCCGTGTTTATCTCTGCACTAGAAGTACATGTTTATCTCTGCACTGAACGCACGTGTTTATCTCTGCACTGAACGCCCGTGTTTATCTCTACATTGGACGTACGTGTTCATATATGCATTGATCGTACGAGTTTATCTCTGCATTGGACGTACGTGTTCATGTCTGCATAGGACGTACGTGTTTATATCTGCATTGGACGTACGTGTTCATATCTGCATTGGACGAACGTGTTCATATCTGCATTGGACCTATGTGTTCATGTCTGCATTTGACGTACGTGTTCATGTCTGCATTAGACGTACGTGTTCATATCTGCATTGGACGGACGTGATCATATCTTCATTGGACTTACGTGTTCATGTCTGCACGGGACGTACGTGTTAATGTCTACACTGAACGTACGTGTTTATCTCTGCACTGAACGGCCGTGTTTATCTTTTCATTGGACGAACGTGTTATATCTGCACTGGACGTACGTGTTAATGTCTACACTGAACGCGCGTGTTTATCTCTGCACTGAACGCCCGTGTTTATTTCTGCACTAGACGTACATGTTTATCTCTGCACTGAACGCACGTGTTTATCTCTGCACTGAACGCCCGTGTTTATCTCTACATTGGACGTACGTGTTCATTTATGCATTGGTCGTACGAGTTTATCTCTGCATTGGACGTACGTGTTCATGTCTGCATAGGACGTACGTGTTTATATCTGCATTGGACGTACGTGTTCATATCTGCATTGGACGTACGTGTTCATATCTGCATTGGACGTACGTGTTCATATCTGCATTGGACGTACGTGTTCATATCTTCATTGGACGAACGTGTTCATATCTGCATTGGACGTACGTGTTCATATCTGCATTGGACGTACGTGTGCGTGTTCATATCTGCATTATACATGCGTGTTCATGTCTGCACTGGACGTACGTGTTCACATCGGTATTGGACTTACGTGTACGTGTTCATATCTGCACTGGACGTACGTGTTCATATCTGCATTGGACGTACGTGTTCATATCTGCATTGGACGTACGT
Proteins encoded in this region:
- the LOC128230895 gene encoding putative ammonium transporter 1, with product MTVFGIPRDNLTFLWSDTELARLGSSFREKFIFVGGGKTYDHDTIMQWFNFTTSTNATSWEVVYSDVAKLFLLSPLCLILMCQVGWGMMQAGASRVESAATPFLANILTLGVSVLSVWSVGYAFARSDGAAPLGYSNWFSHDFESHKALDWLLHFCACVTTANIASSGGLERCPLYVHVIVTSTISGLLCGVVNRWTWHQDSWTILQAPLHGAPFTDLGGSGVIHVVGGSAALVATYMLGPRFYRIRPRPSKIIFNDLDGHSLPLEMLGWYLCFVCITCTNFVRATVTCITCSTVVHRLAMAASNSLVAGGASAISTGLTVHLLTNLLGLRRFHYSLCRMTANGALLGLVSVAAGCHVYAHWAAFVIGVTSTVGYVTWSAILYALRVDDPVGAVAVHLGGGLWGLACGPLFTPGSGLLFAHHSGRATLALLWNVLTGLLLAGCSAFVTGIALLVPRLLSCVPLSHSRQIHGMDMEYLGQQAYPDNDRMTPFNTDVIEDRERFEDSHVTLSNSPAPSVTSPISPMSLSLVKSPMSKQIMTLPPFETLDMCDIEMAARSPGSKSLPSFSRSPGYADRRVWFWGERLADQVAPATPTRGYRDEDMLRDVEF